The proteins below come from a single Macrobrachium rosenbergii isolate ZJJX-2024 chromosome 50, ASM4041242v1, whole genome shotgun sequence genomic window:
- the LOC136832919 gene encoding uncharacterized protein, translated as MQDAYFHVPIHPDLRKYLRFVFQDRVFQFRALCFRLSTAPQVFTCILAPHEGRLHLMGIIALYLDDWLLCSPAKEQCTEDLHKTLLLAQDLGLLIILQKSQLAPSQEIVYLESGILSTGSRQVFHSPNLLCQQMDESPRNSGSHRTVHVLGKITHESSSILPQSQLGQEKSPRLIHFPVTHEIKKHLLWWRSKDRLLEGESPLIQNPDLNFYAGASDIGWGALMGDKRSFT; from the coding sequence atgcaagatgcgtacttccacgTCCCCATACACCCAGACTTGAGGAAGTACCTCAGATTTGTTTTCCAGGACCGGGTCTTCCAGTTTCGAGCCCTGTGTTTCAGACTATCgacggcccctcaagttttcacctgcATTCTTGCTCCCCATGAAGGGAGGCTCCATCTTATGGGCATCATCGCActctacctagacgattggcttctATGCTCCCCGGCGAAGGAACAATGCACGGAGGACCTACACAAGACCCTTCTTTTAGCCCAGGATCTAGGCTTATTAATCATTCTTCAGAAATCCCAGCTggctccttctcaggagatagtaTATTTGGAGAGTGGAATCCTGTCTACGGGCAGTAGACAagtttttcactctccaaacctGCTCTGTCAACAAATGGATGAGTCTCCTCGGAACTCTGGCAGCCATAGAACAGTTCATGTCCTGGGGAAGATTACACATGAGAGTTCTtcaattcttcctcagagccagctgggacaggaaaagTCACCCAGACTCATTCATTTTCCAGTAACCCACGAGATCAAGAAGCATTTGCTTTGGTGGAGGTCCAAAGACAGGTTGCTGGAGGGGGAGTCTCCTCTcattcagaaccccgacctaaaCTTTTATGCAGGTGCATCAGACATAGGCTGGGGGGCTCTCATGGGAGACAAGAGAAGTTTCACATAA